In Pirellulales bacterium, the genomic stretch TAATCACTACCGCCTTTTCGCCGTGATCGGTGTGCGATCAGCAATCCTCCGCCAATTAAAGCCAGCAAAAATGAAGAGGGTTCTGGGACCAACGCCGCGTAAATTGCTTCCGTTGCGGCGTCCTGCAGGGGAAACGGCGCAAAGGTGGCGAATCCGCCGGGATTATCCGGATCGGTGGTGGTGTCAAGTGCGAACACGTCATAAAGAGGTCCCGTGTCAAGCGTCATCCCATTACTAGCAAAGTGAACGAGCACATCGAAAGCAAAACCGTACTCTCCATATGTCTGAGTAGAGTCGGCAGCCAGATAGATGTCCTTTTCCAATTCGTGATAATAGTAAAGCGACACCCCAAAACCTGTTTGGAATGAAGTGTTGCCGTAAATGTACACATCGCCGGCGGAAGCTCCGGGATAAGATGGGTCGCCGGCATAAAGGTCGTAAATGTGCACATAGGTTCCCGACGAGGCGGGCACGGCTGGACTGGTTC encodes the following:
- a CDS encoding PEP-CTERM sorting domain-containing protein, with the protein product TSPAVPASSGTYVHIYDLYAGDPSYPGASAGDVYIYGNTSFQTGFGVSLYYYHELEKDIYLAADSTQTYGEYGFAFDVLVHFASNGMTLDTGPLYDVFALDTTTDPDNPGGFATFAPFPLQDAATEAIYAALVPEPSSFLLALIGGGLLIAHRSRRKGGSD